The Carassius gibelio isolate Cgi1373 ecotype wild population from Czech Republic chromosome B5, carGib1.2-hapl.c, whole genome shotgun sequence genome segment ATATAAACTCAAAGAAGTTTGAGATAAAAACTTGTTAAGgaccttttttatttctttttagtcTGTGGTGAAAAATTCCATAAAAAGGACAGTAGCAAAATAAACTTGTATGGGTCAGAAAGAGTTATAAATGGTCATGAcacttatttttttgctttaagaAACTCTGACTAACTTTGAAATGTCCTTCCCACCCACACCCATCAAATATTCTTTCACTTGGAAATATGTCACATTAAATAATTTCCATGTCAACTATAAGCTTGTTTAATTCTAACGGTCAGAGAGAGAGTTACAAATggtcatgaaaaagaaaaaaaaaatgcttgaaaagtGTATAaccttggctttttttttttctgagaaacatTAAATGATAACACAGAGGCAGCAAGCGCGTTTGTGTTTTTTGGGCGGCTCCTGTTTCTCTTGAGGTGTCTCAATGGTCGAGCCTTGCTCTAGACTCCGCCCATCACATAAAGAGTGGGTGGAGTCAGAGGAGATTGACTGGAGCCGCCCACACACAAGCTCAGCCGCATTCCCGTCTGCAGTGGACACATCCGTCACTGTCCTCTCCCTTAGAGACATATCATCATCGTCTTCATCGATCAGCACCACATCCGTTTTAACGTCCACATGGATGCACGGGACGGTCTGAACATCCTCTGAGCTCTCCAGGTTACTGGAGTCAACGAAACCCATGAGAGATGACTTGTCCATGTCCAGTGATGGATCGATTAGACTGTCCTCAGTCTCGTGGTGCAGATATTGCATCTCTTTCAGATTCTGGAGATTGGAAACACTCCGTACGTTACACGTCTGTTCATTAGCAGTCGTTTCTATAACACCGTTCACTGCGACCCGATTCGCTTTCCTTCCATCTTCATCAGCCGTGACCTCTAGAGTCAGTTCGGGTTCAAATATAGTTATCTGTGGGTCCCTGTAAAGTACCCCAGCCTTTTGAGAATTGTTCATTATACACTTTTGTTTCTTCACACAGGTTGTCT includes the following:
- the si:ch211-12e13.12 gene encoding paralemmin-2 — its product is MVTKDNANSGSGGKTTCVKKQKCIMNNSQKAGVLYRDPQITIFEPELTLEVTADEDGRKANRVAVNGVIETTANEQTCNVRSVSNLQNLKEMQYLHHETEDSLIDPSLDMDKSSLMGFVDSSNLESSEDVQTVPCIHVDVKTDVVLIDEDDDDMSLRERTVTDVSTADGNAAELVCGRLQSISSDSTHSLCDGRSLEQGSTIETPQEKQEPPKKHKRACCLCVII